GCCGGCATCGGGCAGCTGCTGCTGGCGCACATCGCGCACCTGGGCCAGGCGCTGTTGAAACTCGGCCAGCGTGTAGCGGCCGTTCCAGTACCTGTCGGGAGCCGATTCGGCGCCCTGCACCCACAGCGTGGGCGCGGTGATGGCGCGCCAGGTGGCGATGGCATCGGCCGCACGGTAGGGCACCGGGTTGACGCGACGGTGCGCGGCATCGGCCCGCAGCACCCACTGGCCATCGGCCTGCGCCTCGGCCCAGTGCGCGGCCAGCCACTCGGCGCGCCCGGCCGGCAGGCGCGGGTTGTTGTGGCGCAGGCGCTGCGCCACCTCGGCCAGGCTGGCGTAGGGCTTCAGGTGCTGCGGGGTCTTCAGCTCGTCCAGCCATTGCGCCAGGCGGCCGGGGGCCTGCTCGGCGGGCAAGTCGGGCAGGCCGAAGCCTTCCAGGTTGACCAGGCGGCGGATGCGCTGCGGCCGCACGCCGGCATAGGCCATGGCCACATTGCCGCCCATGCTGTGGCCGATCAGGTCCACCGGCGCATCGGGCGACAGCGCATCGAGCAGGCCATCGAGATCGCCCAGGTAGTCGGCAAACCAGTAGGCGTCGGTGCCCGGTGGCGCCAGCGTGCGGCCAAAGCCGCGCCAGTCGGGCGCGATGACGCAGGCCTCGTCGCCCAGCGCGTGCAGCGCATCCACCACGAACTGGAACGAGGCGCCCACGTCCATGTAGCCATGGGCCATCACGCGCAGTGGCACGCCGTGCTGCGGCTCGCCCCACTGCAGCAGGTGAACCTGCAGGCCGCGCACCGGCACAAAGCGGCTGCGGGCCTGGCGCAAGGCGAGGTAGGGCGTGGCGGTGGCGGGCGCGTTCATCGGCGCGCACTGTAGGCGGCGCGGGCCGGCGCTGCTGGCGCGGCTGCGACAAGCCCCGATGCCAGAATGCCCGGCATGAGCCCTGCCGCCGCCTTCAACCTGCGCCCCGCCGAGCCGCGTGACCTGCCCGCCATCGTGGGCCTGATCACCGAGCTGGCCGAGTTCGAAGCCCTCACCCACCTGCTGGCGGTGACGCCCGAGACGCTGGCGCCACACCTGTTCGGCGACAAGCCGGTGGCCGAGAGCGTGGTGGCCGAGGTGGCGGGCAGCGCGCCGGGCGCCGCGCCGCGGGTGGTGGCCTTTGCGCTGTTCTTCACCAACTTCTCGACCTTCCTGGCCAAGCCGGGGCTGTACCTGGAAGACCTGTACGTGCAGCCCGCGCACCGCGGCATGGGGCTGGGCCGCGCGCTGCTGCAGCACCTGGGCGCGCTGGCGGTGGCGCGTGGCCATGGCCGCTTCGAATGGAGCGTGCTCGACTGGAACGCCAACGCCATCGCCTTCTACGAGAAGATGGGCGCCACGGTGATGCCCGACTGGCGCATCTGCCGCGTGGCCGGGCCGGCGCTCGCCGCCTTCGGCCCGAAAGGCTGACGCACACCGCCCCAAGCCGGCAGCCGCCGCGGCGGCGGCGAAGCCGCTTCGGGAGCTGGGGCCTATCCCGCAGCCAGCATCACCAGCATCTCGGGCGAGATGCCCGACTGCATCATCTGCCCGCTGATCACCGACTGGATGGCGTGGCCCTTGACCGAGGTGTCGCGGCGGATCGGCTGGCTCAGCTTGTTGCCGGCCGGCGAGCTCATCACCGCCACCACCGGCGTGGTGACGGTGGGGCCGCGGCGCACCACCAGGCCGCATTCGCCCGACTCGAGCCGCACATAGCAGCCGGGCGGGTAGACGCCAAACTCCTTGACCAGGGCCGCGGTCATCGGGTGGCCGGGGTCCTGCATGAACATCTGGCGCCCCGCCACATCGGCGGCCATGGCCTGGCGCGAGCCGCGCGGGCTGAGCTTGGCGGTGTAGATGTCGGCGCGCCGCACCAGATCGGCGGTGTCGCTGATCTGGCGCAGGCCACCGGGGTAGCCGCTGCCGTCGGGCGCCTCGTGGTGCTCGGCCACGGCGCGCAGCCACTCGGGGTCGGTGACGCCGCTCAGTTCGAGCATCAGGCGGCTGAAGTCGGGATGGGCCCGCACCGCGTCGCGCTGCTCGTCGCTGAGCGGCGTGCTCTGCCGGGCCAGCTCGCCCTGCAGCTCGAGCATGGAGATGTTCATGGTCAGCGCGGCCTTGAAGGCGCGCTGCGCGTCGTCGGCCGCCCAGCCCAGGCGCTGGGCCACCAGCAAGGCGGTGATGGCGGCATGCATCGAGCGCGTGATGCCGTACTGCGCCATCGCGTTGCCCTCCTGGCGCAACACCTGGAAGATGGCCAGGTCGCGGTCACGCTCGATCAGCGTCAACACGGTGGGCGTGGCGGCATCCAGCGCGTTGACGAAACCCTCGTCGCCGGCGGCATGGCGCAGGGTCTCGCCCAGCTGGTGCAGGTTGCGGTTCCACAGGCCCGGCAGCTCGTGCGGCTTGGCGCGGCGGGCCTCGGCGGCCGGATCGGCCAGCTCGGCAATGTCCACCAGCGCGCCACGCTCGAACAGCAGGCACATCTGCTCGTAGTTCTCCACCAGCTGGCCGCGCGCCAGCAGCAGCGTGCGGTCGGCGTCGTAGACGTTGAAGGGCAGCGAGGCGGCAATGGCCACCCGGTGCTTGAACTGCGACAAAGGAGAAAACTGCAGGTTGGACGGCATGTAACGGCTCGCTGAGAGGGCTGTCAGAACTGATCGGCGCGACCTGTCTTGGGGCGTTATCGGGTGGCCACTGCAAGACTTGAGGGGCGATCTCAATCGGTTGCAGGTGAATTCCCTCAGCGCCGGGGCCCGGGTGCCTGCCCACAATGCCGGCGCATGAAGCATGTCGTCGACCGCCACGCCGCCCTGCACGGCAGCTTTCGCTGGCAGGTGCCGGCGCAATTCAACATCGCCGAGGCCTGCTGCGGCCGCTGGGCGCGCAGTCGGCCGCGCGCAGTGGCCATTCGCTGGCAGCGCGAAAACGGCGAACGCGGCACGCTCAGCTACGGCCAGCTGCAGGCCCTGGCCAACCGCCTGGCCCACGCGCTGGCACGCCGCGGCGTGCAGCGTGGCGACCGCGTGGCCATCGTGATGCCGCAGCGGGTGGAAACCGCGGTGGCCCACATGGCCGTGTACCAGCTGGGCGCGGTGGCCATGCCGCTGTCGATGCTGTTCGGCCCCGAGGCGCTGGAATACCGGCTGCGCGACAGCGGCGCGCGCGTGGCCATCGCCGACGAGAGCGCCATCGCCCACCTGTGCGCCGCGCGCCCGGCCTGCCCCGACCTGGCCTGCGTGGTCGCGGTTGGCCAGGCGGCCGGCCAGGGCGATGTGGACTGGGCGGCCGCCCTGGCCGCCGAGCCCGACCGCCACGACCCGGTGGCCACCGGCGCCGACGAACCCGCGATGCTGATCTACACCAGCGGCACCACCGGCCCGCCCAAGGGCGCGCTGATGCCGCACCGCGCGCTGATCGGCAACCTCAGCGGCTTTGTCTGCAGCCAGAACTGGTTCCCCGCCGTGCTCGGTGCAAAGCCCCCGCTCCGGGGCGGGGGGAGCGGGGGTGGGGGGCCACAGTTCAGGGCAAAGCCCAGCGGCTGGGGATCAGGAGACGCCTTGCGTCTTCTGGTCACCAGCCGACTGGGCCTGGACCGGCGGGCTAATGGACGCGCTGCTGCCCACGCTGTACTTCGGCCAGCCCATCGTGGCCTACCAGGGCCGCTTCGACCCCGAGCGGGCGCTGGCGCTGATGGCCGAGTACCGGGTGACGCACAGCTTCCTGTTCCCCACCGCGCTGAAGGCCATGATGAAGGCCGTGCCCGAACCGAAGCAGCGCTACAGGCTGCACCTGCGGGCCGTGATGAGCGCCGGCGAGGCCGTGGGCGATGCGGTGTTTGCCTGGTGCCAGCAGGCGCTGGGCGTGACGGTCAACGAGATGTTCGGCCAGACCGAGATCAACTACATCGTCGGCAACTGCACCCGCAGCCTCGATGCCCAGGGCCGCCCGGCCCCCGGCTGGCCGGCCAGGCCCGGCAGCATGGGCCGCGCCTACCCCGGCCACCGCGTGGCGGTGATCGATGACAGCGGCCACGAATGCCCGCGCGGCACGCCCGGCGACGTGGCCGTGCACCGGCGCGATGTGCATGGCCAGCCCGACCCGGTGTTCTTTCTCGGCTACTGGAACAAGCCCGAGGCCACGGCCGCCAAGTTCACCGGCGATCCGGCCGATTCATGGTGCCGCACCGGCGACACCGCGGTGATGGATGCCGACGGCTACCTCTGGTACCAGGGCCGCAGCGACGACGTGTTCAAGGCCGCCGGCTACCGCATCGGCCCCAGCGAGGTCGAGAACTGCCTGGTCAAGCACCCCGCGGTGGCCAATGCCGCCGTGGTGCCCAAGCCCGACGCCGCGCGCGGCGCGGTGGTCAAGGCCTATGTGGTGCTGGCCCCCGGCTGCACCGGCGATGCCGCCCTGGTGGCCGCCCTGCAGCAGCATGTGAAAGGCCGGCTGGCGCCCTACGAGTACCCCAAGGAGATCGAGTTCATCGACGCGCTGCCGATGACCACCACCGGCAAGGTGCAGCGGCGGGTGCTGCGGCTGCAGGAAGAAGAGCGCGCGCGGGCGGCCGGCGTGGCCTGATCGACTCGCCGCCGGTCAATCCACCGGCGTCAGCTTCGCCACCGCCAACGCCAGCCACTTCGGCCCGTGGCGGCCGAAGTTGACCTGGGCACGCGCGTCGGCGCCAGAGCCTTCCAGCGTGATCACCACGCCTTCGCCGAACTTGGTGTGGAACACCGACTGGCCCACGCGCAGGCCGTGGCCCGACTTGGCGGCCTGGGCGTTGGCCATGGCGGTGGGCACCGGGCCGCCGCCCATCATCGGCGCGTCGCGGCCGGCGCCGTAGCCGTCGCGGCCACCCCAGGCGGGGCGGTCGCCGTCGCGGGCGTTCGAGCGCGCGTCCTGCCGGCCGGCGCCGACGATGCCGCCCGGGCCGCTGCCGCGCTGCCAGGCCTGCTGGTACTCCTTGGCATAGCCCGAGCCAAAGCCCTGGTGGCGCGGGGTCAGCCACTTCAGCGCGCCCTCGGGCAGCTCGTCCAGGAAGCGGCTCTTGACGTTGTAGCGCGTCTGGCCATGCAGCAGCCGGGTCTGGCTGTAGCTGAGGTACAGGCGCTTGCGTGCCCGGGTGATGGCCACGTACATCAGCCGGCGCTCTTCTTCCAGGCCGTCGGTGTCGCTCATCGCGTTTTCGTGCGGGAACAGGCTTTCTTCCAGCCCGGTGATGAACACCGCGTCGAACTCCAGGCCCTTGGCCGAGTGCACGGTCATCAGCTGGATGGCGTCCTGCCCGGCCTGGGCCTGGTTGTCGCCGGCCTCCAGCGCCGCATGGGTCAGAAAGGCCGCCAGCGGCGACATGATCTCGCCGGTCTCGGCATCGGGCGCCAGCGGGGCGGCCGGGGCCGGCGCCGCGCCATCGCTGCCGGCGGCCA
The genomic region above belongs to Aquabacterium sp. OR-4 and contains:
- a CDS encoding HD-GYP domain-containing protein, with product MPSNLQFSPLSQFKHRVAIAASLPFNVYDADRTLLLARGQLVENYEQMCLLFERGALVDIAELADPAAEARRAKPHELPGLWNRNLHQLGETLRHAAGDEGFVNALDAATPTVLTLIERDRDLAIFQVLRQEGNAMAQYGITRSMHAAITALLVAQRLGWAADDAQRAFKAALTMNISMLELQGELARQSTPLSDEQRDAVRAHPDFSRLMLELSGVTDPEWLRAVAEHHEAPDGSGYPGGLRQISDTADLVRRADIYTAKLSPRGSRQAMAADVAGRQMFMQDPGHPMTAALVKEFGVYPPGCYVRLESGECGLVVRRGPTVTTPVVAVMSSPAGNKLSQPIRRDTSVKGHAIQSVISGQMMQSGISPEMLVMLAAG
- a CDS encoding alpha/beta fold hydrolase — encoded protein: MNAPATATPYLALRQARSRFVPVRGLQVHLLQWGEPQHGVPLRVMAHGYMDVGASFQFVVDALHALGDEACVIAPDWRGFGRTLAPPGTDAYWFADYLGDLDGLLDALSPDAPVDLIGHSMGGNVAMAYAGVRPQRIRRLVNLEGFGLPDLPAEQAPGRLAQWLDELKTPQHLKPYASLAEVAQRLRHNNPRLPAGRAEWLAAHWAEAQADGQWVLRADAAHRRVNPVPYRAADAIATWRAITAPTLWVQGAESAPDRYWNGRYTLAEFQQRLAQVRDVRQQQLPDAGHMLHHDQPQALAAVMADFLR
- a CDS encoding GNAT family N-acetyltransferase, whose protein sequence is MPGMSPAAAFNLRPAEPRDLPAIVGLITELAEFEALTHLLAVTPETLAPHLFGDKPVAESVVAEVAGSAPGAAPRVVAFALFFTNFSTFLAKPGLYLEDLYVQPAHRGMGLGRALLQHLGALAVARGHGRFEWSVLDWNANAIAFYEKMGATVMPDWRICRVAGPALAAFGPKG